From Sander vitreus isolate 19-12246 chromosome 5, sanVit1, whole genome shotgun sequence:
TCTGTCGGCTCAGATGGCGCTCAAAGTGCGGCAGGAGATGCAGGAGAAGTTGGTGGCGGCGGTGGCCACCTCCGAGTCCGAGCAGCTGAAACGCTTTGAGGAGTTCATGGAGCTGAAGCAGCGGCAGGAGTACCAGAGCATGAGGGACATGATGGACAGAGAGTAAGAGCCGTTGGCATTGGTGCAAgtcttaaaatgttgttttaacGTTGCTGAAATTGTTATTTATGTGCCATCAAAACTGTTGTGGTTTTCCACTTTCTCAGAACCAAAGAGAGCATTGGGCGTCAAGAGAAGCTGAAGGAAGAGCAGCGACACAGAATGAAGGTATGATCATCACTCTTTAACGGTCTGGAAACGCCACGAAGTCTGGTGGTATTTATCAAGCATCAATTTTAGATCTAGGAGTCGGCGCATTTTATCAACTCCACGTACTTAGGAAATGAAACATCTCTGTGCTGATATGTAGGAAAGCTCCACAGGTGTCCTAAGCTTCCAGGACACGGAGGTCAGATGGAGACATTCCATATGAATTGATGAGAATTAGTTGattaagatacatttttggcaacaaatatttataatatttctgAATAACCTGATGCAAAAGAGACCTCGTGACTTGAGGTCCTAACAAACTTAAAGACAAAATGCAGCTTTGAAACAGTGATTTTATTTGAGTCTTATTTATTACTATAAAAAGTTGGTTTTGACAAACTCTGGTGACTCTTGCAGCTCCTCCAGATCACGAGCAGATTCGTTCATTTCCCTACAACTTAATGTGAAGACATGGAAAAGCAGGCTGCATTCCTGcagtttattcattcattcatttatttgtttgaagTTACCGATGGTGGTGTTATACAGaatagcttttaaaaaaatgtcatgagttttgagctatttatttattatgacaACATAGTTTTGCATATGTAACCTATAGATGGCTCCGATACCTGTATTATTTGCCTGCATACATAAAGCCTCCACAGAAAAATATTGCTATTTTGCAAGATGAAAATTGTGTGTGCTCCCTAGAATTCCTTCTCCGTTCTGGAAGTTTGTGTAGAAAGCTTCATGAGCCCTGACTGTTTAATGATAACACCTGAACTCAAAACGTTATGTTTTGtacactgtaaacacattttcttctttgGCGTCAGATCATCAACCTGCGTCTGAGGGAGGCGGAGCAGCAGCGCCTGCGGGAGGCGGAGCTCGAGCGGCAGCGGCAGGCGGAGGGCCGGGAGCGGCTGCGTAACCTCAACACCATCCAGGAGGAGATCCTGCAGCTCAACCAGCTGCTGGAGCCGTCCACCCAGACCAAAACCGATCTCCCACCGGCCATCCTCAGCTCCTGCTGCACCCGCGGGAACCAGCTGTGCTCCCAGCTGTCAGAGGTGGTGCGGAAGACGGCAGAGGTCAGTTCGACTCCTGATGCATGGCTCCTTTCCGACGCTGACGGGGGGGAAAAGTCTGGAGAGAGGTGGAAACTCATTGTGGTTGTGTTTTTAAAGGGCTCCTTTGTCTTTCCAGGGCGAGTTCCCCAGCGTGGAGGACATGACCGTGGCTGAGCGAGCCCTCCACGAGATGAGGGCGCTGATCAGGCTGATGCAGGAGGAGGTCACCAAGGctcaggagaagaagaagaaggagcaggaggatgaagaggagcgCAGGAAGCAGGCGGAGCTGCAGGCGCAGCAGGAAGCGCAGAAGAAGGCAGCGGAGTCGGCCAAAGAGAAGGCAAAGAGGAAAGGTGAGAGAGTTGGATTCTTCACTACGCTAACGACTCCTTTCTCATTGCATGTATTCATCTGATCCattttttacatacatacacacactcactgtttagagcagctttaaagTGGTAATCCTTGTGGTAATGATtttcataaataaatgcattgttaaaggacaattccggcgcaaaacgaacctaggggttattaacagatgtgtacccactctgtcgctctctgggacatgttttcatgctaatcgaatgtgtttgtagcttgaaacaagctagtgcggaccgctgattagcttacaacgctagtattcggggcacagggaaagtaaaaacaaatcgctatttatatcactaaaaaggctcaaaatatcaccacacttcaacggtagcataatgagggtccctaaatgttaaccgaagcattgagaacattgtaagtgtacagacaatttattaaaaagatagattataaagacagtagctcccaagatgGCGGCTGCCTGTATATGAGAAcgtgactgtctttataatctatcttttcaatactAATAAtcaaactgtctgtacacttacaatgttctcaatgcttcggttaacatttagggaccctcattatgctaccgttgaagtgtggtgatattttgagcctttttagtggtattaaatagcgatttgtttttactttccctgtgcacCGAAtgctagcgttgtaagctaatcagcggtctgcgctagcttgttttcaagctccaaacacattcaattagtatgaaaacatgtcccagagagcgacagtgggtacacatctgttaataacccctaggttcgttttgcgccggaattgtcgtTTGTCGCCAAAGATAACAAAATGGTGATTGAgcttatatacattatatatctGTAATCCATGTGTACAGAATACTGTGAGTACTAAGATTTGGCCGTTGTCTTCTGACAGGGCTGCAGAACAGCGCTGAAGACAGCACGCTGAAATGGTACAAGCAGCTGCAGGAGTCGGCTGCTCAGTGCGCGCAGTCCTACGAACAGCTCAACTCCCCAAAAGACGTCCAGGTGAGTTTGTACTccaataatgatgatgatgatgataatattgtatttatatagcacctttcacacaaaatgcagaaaaaaagaaaagagcagacAATTAAAACGGCATGATACATATTCAGCTTTACTGTTTTGAACCAGTTTAGAGGAGGGCTTTTTACTCCTATTTGGATTCAGCCATAAGAGAACTTTACCTAAATAAAATACAGGCTATGATaggtatattttaaatatacataAGAACTAAATAATGAAAGTTAAAAGAAAGGAAGATGATTAATCTGAGCAGACATTTGATACGGACACCCGTCTTTGGAAATGGGGGGGGAAGGACCGTAATGGCGATACTTAACATTTAACTGGTGAGCAGAACTGTGTACAGTTgcgtttttaatttttcttctcTGGACTCTAAAGACAAAGAAGCTGAAACTGGAGCTCCAGAAAGCGGCCTCCATCCCCGTCAGTCAGATCTCCAGCAACTCCGGATCGCAGCTCCGTGAAATCTTTGACAAGATCGACAAGCTGCTGTCTGGCCGGGCGGTGGTGTCGGGGGGCAAGTCTGTCTCCACCTCCCAGCATCCACAGGGCCTGGACTTTGTCAGCTACAAACTGGCTGAGAAGTTTGTGGTGAGTCTGTTTTGATGTATTATCCCAGATCAACATGGGGGGAGAAGGGAAGAGGTGTGATGCAACCCCCAAAACATAGTCATTCAAAAGAACTCTGCACTTTGTATTTCACTACATTTTTTGGaaaagctttagttactttgcagtttcagattatgagaacaaaatataaatcgACTAATACATGATGATATATTATTGTACATCAAACTACCCAGCACcataaaagtattttaaatgaaattcgAATGATTGACCACAAGACTTCTTTTGggattgtaatttatttttttgtagaaacaaggagaggaggaggtggccTCTCACCATGAAGCCGCTTTCCCCATCGCCGTGGTAGCCTCGGGCGTCTGGGAGCTGCACCCTCGAGTGGGCGAGCTCATCCTCGCCCACCTGCACAAGAAATGTCCGTACGCGGTCCCACATTACCCTCCGATGAAGGAAGGCACACCTGTGGAGGAATACCAGAGGTCAGAGAGACGTGGAAATGTGTCGCCGCACCTTCCTTTTTGCTCGGTTGTCATGTTTGATTAATCCCGACGATAATTCACCAGGATCCTTGGTTACCGCGTGGACGACTCCGGCGTTGAAGGCCAGGACAGTTTCCTGAAGAGGATGTCGGGGATGATCCGCCTCTACGCTGCCGTGATCCAGCTGAGGTGGCCCTACGGCTCCAAGCAGGGCGTAAGAACTGTCTCACTTCCTGTCAGGCCCCCACTACGTTTCATAAAACATGATTACGCGTCTGCATCTTCAAACCTCTTGATTCTCACTGTGTACTTGACGCGTTTCAGCCTGCTCCTCACGGTCTGAACCACGGCTGGCGTTGGTTGGCTCAGATGCTCAACATGGAGCCTCTGGCTGACATCACGGCAACGCTGCTGTTCGACTTTCTTGAGGTAAGTCCtgttcgtttttttatttttttttatatatatgtgtgtgtgtgtgtgtgtgtatgtgtatatatatatatatatatatatatatatatatatatatatatatatatatatatatatatatatatatatatatatatgtgtatatatatatatatatatatatatatatgtgtatatatatatatatatatatatatgtgtatatatatatatatatatatatatatatatatat
This genomic window contains:
- the gle1 gene encoding mRNA export factor GLE1 produces the protein MPAENLRWETLQALKNSPKGNITYDPFWSERGEHILAGCKEALSLSSTSGIILERLGSSSLQKSRFLGSGSGNSSPGLSEEISASVSFTGSTSDLNAMHTTLSSAPSSKTEREQAVSDEAKDEDPEGDVSEVSSPALLPGISLLSPKAMAMAGRIIKFEVEQREKAKMALKVRQEMQEKLVAAVATSESEQLKRFEEFMELKQRQEYQSMRDMMDRETKESIGRQEKLKEEQRHRMKIINLRLREAEQQRLREAELERQRQAEGRERLRNLNTIQEEILQLNQLLEPSTQTKTDLPPAILSSCCTRGNQLCSQLSEVVRKTAEGEFPSVEDMTVAERALHEMRALIRLMQEEVTKAQEKKKKEQEDEEERRKQAELQAQQEAQKKAAESAKEKAKRKGLQNSAEDSTLKWYKQLQESAAQCAQSYEQLNSPKDVQTKKLKLELQKAASIPVSQISSNSGSQLREIFDKIDKLLSGRAVVSGGKSVSTSQHPQGLDFVSYKLAEKFVKQGEEEVASHHEAAFPIAVVASGVWELHPRVGELILAHLHKKCPYAVPHYPPMKEGTPVEEYQRILGYRVDDSGVEGQDSFLKRMSGMIRLYAAVIQLRWPYGSKQGPAPHGLNHGWRWLAQMLNMEPLADITATLLFDFLEVCGNALMKQYQIQFWKLILLLKEEYFPRIEAVTESGQMGSVIRLKQFLETSLQSRQIRPPKGQLGSMFWGS